One window of Robiginitalea biformata HTCC2501 genomic DNA carries:
- a CDS encoding M14 family zinc carboxypeptidase, producing MDRHKYETHRINDISGRYFPPDTLDRILQKLPGNPNTTEVGKSVSGLPIYKVRLGNGPIRVLMWSQMHGNESTTTKAVLDLMHYLLSGSREVEFLKGQLTIDMLPMLNPDGSLAYTRENANGTDLNRDAHQRKEPESEVLRACYEKFQPHFCLNLHDQRTIYSLGASPIPATLSFLAPSADAARGLPENRVRAMELIAAIAQDLREVLPGGIGRYDDSFNPNCVGDQFQMDGAATLLFEAGHFPGDYSREHTRFFVFRALLSCLNRIADGSYASFSTAHYLSLPANGKLLVDLRIRNAGHLFPHFGQDEDLAIQYREVLRDGRIHWVPEWPEEDLTEGRYGHREWDAAREADREEILKTPGLLRLLEKGQSS from the coding sequence ATGGACCGACACAAGTATGAAACGCATCGCATCAATGATATTTCCGGACGCTACTTCCCGCCGGACACCCTGGATAGAATATTGCAGAAATTGCCAGGGAACCCCAACACCACAGAAGTAGGAAAATCGGTAAGCGGGTTGCCCATTTACAAGGTGCGATTGGGCAACGGGCCCATCCGCGTCCTGATGTGGTCACAAATGCACGGCAACGAGTCTACGACTACCAAGGCGGTTTTGGACCTGATGCATTATTTGTTATCCGGCTCCCGGGAGGTGGAATTTCTGAAAGGCCAGCTGACCATAGATATGCTGCCGATGCTGAATCCGGATGGTTCCCTTGCGTACACACGGGAAAATGCCAACGGTACCGACCTGAACCGGGACGCCCATCAAAGGAAAGAGCCGGAAAGTGAAGTCCTACGGGCTTGTTATGAGAAATTCCAACCGCATTTCTGCCTGAACCTGCACGATCAGCGGACGATTTACAGCCTGGGGGCATCGCCCATCCCGGCTACCCTATCCTTTCTGGCCCCTTCTGCCGACGCGGCTCGCGGGCTCCCGGAAAACCGTGTACGCGCCATGGAGTTGATTGCAGCAATTGCGCAGGATCTTCGGGAGGTCCTGCCCGGGGGGATTGGTCGGTACGACGACAGTTTTAACCCGAACTGCGTGGGCGACCAGTTCCAGATGGATGGTGCCGCGACGCTGCTGTTCGAAGCTGGCCACTTTCCCGGTGACTATTCCCGGGAACACACGCGTTTTTTTGTATTCAGGGCGTTGCTCAGCTGCCTTAACCGGATTGCCGACGGTTCGTATGCATCTTTTTCAACTGCTCACTACCTGTCCCTGCCGGCTAACGGAAAATTGCTGGTTGACCTGCGTATTCGCAACGCCGGCCACTTGTTCCCCCACTTCGGGCAAGATGAGGACCTGGCGATCCAATACCGGGAGGTGCTCCGAGACGGGAGGATCCATTGGGTACCCGAATGGCCGGAAGAAGACCTGACCGAGGGACGTTATGGACATCGCGAATGGGATGCCGCCCGGGAGGCAGACCGGGAGGAAATCTTAAAAACCCCTGGTTTGCTGCGACTTCTGGAAAAAGGCCAATCCTCTTGA
- a CDS encoding DinB family protein has product MKRSELTDADCPQFYRGYLDTLPGDADLLEMLERQHRNFPEFILSIPDNLMGHRYADGKWSVAECLGHVYDAERVFQYRAVCFGRKDATPLPGFDQDTWISGNPSREWSRERHIEEYQAVRKSTLSLFRDFSREDLAYLGTASGKTISLGAIGFIICGHQRHHRNIIRSRYLGE; this is encoded by the coding sequence ATGAAACGCTCCGAACTAACCGACGCGGATTGCCCGCAGTTCTATCGGGGGTATCTCGACACCTTGCCCGGGGATGCCGATCTGTTGGAGATGCTCGAGCGGCAGCACCGAAATTTCCCGGAATTTATCCTGAGTATTCCCGATAATCTGATGGGGCATCGCTATGCCGACGGAAAGTGGAGCGTGGCGGAATGCCTGGGTCATGTCTACGATGCTGAACGCGTGTTCCAATACCGGGCCGTTTGCTTTGGTCGGAAGGACGCGACCCCGCTGCCCGGGTTTGACCAGGATACCTGGATATCGGGCAATCCGTCCCGGGAATGGTCCAGGGAGCGCCATATTGAAGAATATCAGGCGGTAAGGAAGTCGACCCTGTCGCTGTTCCGAGACTTTTCCCGGGAAGACCTGGCGTACCTGGGTACAGCCAGCGGGAAAACCATCAGCCTGGGCGCCATAGGCTTTATCATCTGCGGCCACCAGCGGCACCACCGGAATATCATCCGGTCGCGGTATTTGGGGGAATAA
- a CDS encoding Lrp/AsnC family transcriptional regulator: MGKVKLDEIDHQILDMLIDNTRTPFTDIAKKLLISAGTVHVRVKKMEEAGIIKGSSLTLDYVKLGYSFIAYVGIFLEKTHQTKFVLERLTQIPNVTVAHITTGKFNIFCKIRAKDTNHAKNIIFKIDDIEGISRTETMISLEESINDKKRLMHTIFNEL; the protein is encoded by the coding sequence ATGGGCAAAGTAAAACTGGATGAAATCGATCACCAGATCCTCGACATGCTGATCGACAATACGCGTACTCCCTTTACGGATATTGCCAAAAAACTCCTGATTTCCGCCGGGACCGTACACGTACGGGTAAAGAAGATGGAGGAAGCCGGGATCATCAAGGGCAGTTCCCTGACCCTGGATTACGTGAAACTGGGGTATTCCTTTATCGCCTATGTGGGGATTTTTCTCGAAAAAACCCACCAGACCAAATTCGTCCTGGAACGGCTTACGCAGATTCCGAATGTTACGGTAGCACACATTACTACTGGCAAATTCAATATTTTCTGTAAAATACGGGCCAAAGACACAAACCACGCCAAAAATATCATCTTCAAGATCGACGATATCGAAGGGATCAGCCGGACGGAGACGATGATTTCCCTAGAGGAAAGCATCAACGACAAAAAACGGCTGATGCATACCATTTTCAACGAGCTGTAA
- a CDS encoding proline dehydrogenase family protein encodes MKKIFEDTQTAFALKSDAELERAYYLFKLIAHEPLVKIGTTLTNFAIKAHLPVEGLIRATVFDHFCGGVSEEDCMPVVERMWAQGVCTVLDYSVEGKDTEDPLDDSLAKNLEILQFVKEKEAMPFAVFKPTGYGRFGLFVKKSRGESLTQSETAEWERVVKRFDTTCKKAYDLGVSLLIDAEESWMQAAADELVEEMMRRYNQKETVVFNTLQMYRWDRMDYFRELHERAVSGGYRIGVKVVRGAYLEKENDRAEEKGYPTPICASKQLTDENFDEAIRYSLDNLETVSVFAGTHNERSSYRLMEWMEADGIAANDPRIWFGQLYGMSDNISFNLARAGYNVAKYLPFGPVRDVMPYLIRRAEENTSVAGQTSRELELLKKERKRRKM; translated from the coding sequence ATGAAGAAGATTTTTGAAGACACCCAAACGGCATTTGCGCTGAAATCGGATGCCGAACTGGAAAGGGCGTATTACCTGTTCAAGTTGATTGCACACGAGCCCCTGGTTAAGATCGGAACCACCCTGACGAATTTCGCCATCAAGGCCCATCTGCCCGTTGAGGGCCTGATCCGCGCTACCGTATTCGACCATTTCTGCGGGGGCGTGAGCGAGGAAGACTGCATGCCCGTGGTGGAGCGCATGTGGGCGCAGGGCGTTTGTACCGTCCTGGATTATTCAGTGGAAGGCAAGGACACGGAAGACCCGCTGGACGACTCCCTGGCCAAGAACCTGGAAATCCTCCAGTTTGTCAAGGAGAAGGAAGCCATGCCTTTTGCCGTATTTAAACCTACAGGATACGGGCGCTTCGGGCTTTTCGTTAAAAAGAGCCGGGGGGAATCTTTGACCCAATCGGAAACTGCCGAGTGGGAGCGGGTGGTCAAGCGCTTCGATACCACTTGCAAAAAAGCCTACGACCTGGGGGTATCCCTGCTGATCGATGCCGAGGAAAGCTGGATGCAGGCTGCGGCCGACGAACTGGTGGAAGAGATGATGCGCAGGTACAACCAGAAGGAAACCGTGGTGTTCAATACGCTGCAAATGTACCGCTGGGACCGTATGGACTACTTCAGGGAACTGCACGAGCGGGCGGTTTCAGGGGGATATCGGATAGGGGTCAAGGTGGTGCGCGGGGCCTACCTGGAAAAGGAAAACGACCGGGCAGAGGAAAAAGGATATCCCACACCCATTTGCGCCTCCAAGCAACTGACCGACGAAAATTTCGACGAGGCTATCCGCTACAGCCTGGATAACCTGGAAACCGTTTCCGTATTTGCGGGCACCCACAATGAAAGAAGCAGTTACCGGCTGATGGAGTGGATGGAGGCCGACGGGATCGCTGCCAACGACCCGCGGATCTGGTTTGGCCAGTTGTATGGCATGAGCGACAATATCAGCTTCAACCTGGCCCGTGCCGGCTATAATGTAGCCAAGTACCTGCCCTTTGGCCCGGTAAGGGACGTGATGCCTTATCTGATCCGCCGGGCCGAGGAGAACACTTCGGTGGCCGGACAAACCAGCCGGGAACTCGAATTGCTCAAAAAGGAGCGGAAGCGGCGGAAGATGTAG
- a CDS encoding helix-turn-helix domain-containing protein: protein MVNTEDFIGRLERILAYYEQTASGFADAIGVPRSTISHLLSGRNKPSLDFVMKVIRKYPEVDLYWLLNGKGTFPSTPSRPTTIRREPAVPTIETNRAIDKIVIFYSDGTFESYFPGEL, encoded by the coding sequence ATGGTAAACACGGAAGATTTTATCGGAAGACTCGAGCGCATCCTCGCATATTACGAACAAACCGCCTCCGGTTTTGCTGATGCCATCGGGGTTCCCCGCTCCACCATTTCCCACCTGTTAAGCGGAAGGAACAAGCCGAGCCTTGATTTTGTCATGAAGGTAATCCGGAAGTATCCTGAAGTGGATCTGTACTGGCTGCTCAACGGGAAAGGCACCTTCCCTTCCACTCCCTCCAGGCCGACCACGATCCGTCGGGAACCTGCGGTGCCTACCATCGAAACAAACCGGGCCATCGATAAAATTGTGATCTTTTACTCCGATGGCACTTTCGAAAGCTATTTTCCCGGTGAACTCTGA
- the aroB gene encoding 3-dehydroquinate synthase, with the protein MPRKQLSMNAIQTDSHAVFFEDAAIEALRDHISKTSYSRIFVLTDNNTAQHCLPELIRWIPEAASWTCLEIKAGEAHKHIGSCMEVWEGLSASGADRHSLLVNLGGGVVTDLGGFVASTYQRGIRFINIPTSLLAMVDASVGGKTGVDLGPLKNQVGVINQPEMVLICKVFLKTLDPRELRSGFAEMLKHGLIRDADYWRQLAALETPADAVAHIRHSVALKNEVVQQDPTEKNLRKILNFGHTLGHAIESHFLGHPDLETLLHGEAIVIGMILEAFLATRLCDLPEHQANEIRDVLLSHYPRVDIPREHRPEIVRLLIHDKKNTHGKVLFTLLEQIGKATYNQEVPADLLEASFDYYAE; encoded by the coding sequence TTGCCCAGAAAGCAGCTTTCCATGAATGCCATCCAGACCGATTCCCACGCGGTGTTTTTCGAGGATGCGGCGATTGAGGCCCTTCGGGACCACATATCCAAAACGTCGTACTCCCGGATATTTGTTCTCACCGATAACAATACCGCGCAACACTGCCTGCCGGAATTGATCCGTTGGATCCCGGAAGCCGCCTCCTGGACCTGCCTGGAAATAAAAGCGGGGGAAGCCCACAAGCATATTGGGAGCTGTATGGAAGTGTGGGAAGGCCTTTCCGCGTCGGGTGCGGACCGGCATAGCCTCCTGGTGAACCTGGGCGGGGGCGTTGTCACCGACCTCGGGGGCTTTGTCGCCTCCACCTACCAGCGGGGAATCCGGTTTATCAATATCCCCACCTCCCTGCTCGCCATGGTGGATGCTTCGGTAGGGGGCAAAACCGGGGTGGACCTGGGGCCCCTGAAAAACCAGGTGGGGGTGATCAACCAACCGGAAATGGTCCTCATCTGCAAGGTTTTCCTAAAAACACTGGACCCCAGGGAACTCCGCAGCGGATTTGCCGAGATGCTCAAACACGGGCTCATCCGGGACGCCGACTATTGGAGGCAGCTGGCTGCCCTGGAAACCCCGGCGGATGCGGTGGCCCATATCCGGCATTCGGTGGCCCTCAAGAACGAAGTCGTGCAGCAGGACCCTACCGAGAAAAACCTGCGGAAAATCCTGAATTTCGGGCATACTCTCGGGCACGCCATCGAATCGCATTTTTTGGGCCATCCGGACCTGGAAACGTTACTACACGGGGAGGCCATCGTCATCGGAATGATCCTGGAAGCCTTTCTGGCCACGCGCCTTTGCGACCTCCCGGAACATCAGGCCAATGAGATTCGGGACGTACTGCTATCGCATTACCCCCGCGTGGACATACCCCGGGAACATCGCCCGGAGATTGTCCGTCTGCTTATCCACGATAAGAAAAATACGCACGGCAAGGTACTCTTTACACTGCTGGAACAAATTGGAAAGGCTACCTACAACCAGGAAGTCCCCGCCGATTTGTTGGAAGCGTCATTCGATTACTACGCGGAATAG
- a CDS encoding sterol desaturase family protein yields MELTSPLVYGVPCFIALILLELAYSKAHGDDHIYKWKDLLASGTMGVGSAILSPLLKVIFAIVLFEGVYNLFNPLVDGEHVNILGYGPLGYAWYVWLLCMLADDFTYYWFHRANHEIRLFWAAHIVHHSSDNFNLGTAVRNGWFTLLYKPLFYAWMPAVGFPPEMVLVCLGIEALWQFQLHSQYIPKLGPLEAIINSHTMHQVHHAQNIEYLDKNHGGILNIFDRMFGTWKPLDESVDIRYGVIHAPNSYNPIVILTHEYKDIWNDVKKAKKFSHALMYIFGPPGWSPDGSTLTVKQQQREFRKQRKQKMQEKLITKPAT; encoded by the coding sequence ATGGAATTAACCAGCCCCCTGGTATACGGAGTTCCCTGTTTTATCGCTTTAATACTCCTGGAGTTGGCCTATAGCAAGGCTCACGGAGACGATCATATTTACAAATGGAAAGACCTATTGGCCAGCGGGACCATGGGTGTTGGGTCTGCAATCCTCAGCCCCCTTTTGAAAGTTATCTTCGCGATTGTCCTATTTGAAGGAGTCTATAATCTTTTTAACCCGCTTGTGGACGGGGAGCATGTTAACATCCTTGGATATGGTCCGTTGGGCTATGCCTGGTACGTCTGGCTTTTGTGTATGCTGGCGGACGATTTCACGTATTATTGGTTCCATCGGGCCAACCACGAGATCCGATTGTTCTGGGCGGCGCATATCGTGCATCACTCATCCGATAATTTCAACCTGGGAACGGCAGTCAGGAATGGTTGGTTTACGTTGCTTTACAAGCCATTGTTTTACGCCTGGATGCCCGCTGTGGGCTTTCCGCCGGAAATGGTCCTGGTTTGCCTGGGAATCGAAGCTTTGTGGCAGTTTCAACTGCATTCGCAATACATCCCGAAACTGGGCCCGCTCGAAGCCATTATCAACTCGCACACAATGCACCAGGTACACCATGCGCAGAATATCGAGTACCTGGACAAGAACCACGGGGGTATCCTCAATATTTTCGACCGGATGTTCGGGACCTGGAAACCGTTGGACGAATCCGTGGATATTCGGTACGGCGTCATCCACGCGCCGAATTCCTACAATCCGATCGTTATTCTCACCCATGAATACAAAGACATCTGGAATGACGTGAAGAAGGCCAAAAAGTTTTCGCACGCCCTGATGTACATCTTCGGCCCTCCGGGATGGAGCCCGGACGGGAGTACGCTTACTGTCAAGCAACAGCAACGCGAATTTCGCAAGCAGCGCAAACAAAAGATGCAGGAGAAGTTGATTACAAAACCCGCTACCTAG
- the mscL gene encoding large conductance mechanosensitive channel protein MscL encodes MKGFIREFKNFAIKGNMFDMAIGIIIGTAFNNVVNALVKEILTPPLAFFTSEVQFTNMRWVIREATDTQEEITMGYGILLEALIDFGIIALTIFLLIKALNRIRSRAEDPADKAEVTPKEIELLARIEGLMHEQNQILKQKKNK; translated from the coding sequence ATGAAAGGATTTATCCGGGAGTTTAAGAATTTCGCCATCAAAGGCAACATGTTCGACATGGCAATCGGCATCATTATCGGTACGGCCTTCAACAACGTGGTGAATGCCCTGGTAAAGGAAATACTGACCCCGCCCCTTGCCTTTTTTACCAGCGAGGTACAATTTACCAATATGCGGTGGGTTATCCGCGAGGCCACCGATACGCAGGAGGAAATTACCATGGGTTACGGAATACTCCTGGAGGCTTTGATTGACTTCGGCATAATTGCGCTGACGATATTCCTGCTGATCAAGGCCTTGAACCGCATCCGCAGCCGGGCCGAGGACCCTGCAGACAAGGCGGAAGTAACCCCCAAGGAAATCGAGTTGCTCGCCCGGATCGAAGGGCTTATGCACGAACAGAACCAAATACTCAAGCAAAAGAAAAATAAATGA